A single region of the Gossypium arboreum isolate Shixiya-1 chromosome 12, ASM2569848v2, whole genome shotgun sequence genome encodes:
- the LOC108477015 gene encoding uncharacterized protein LOC108477015, which translates to MSSTDDKPPPLSIQDINNIITNLKNLLTSDCAEAEITVATNTAANSPTGNEQDGSNRTGNEQDGSNRTGNEQDGTNKQDGDANQAQETNDKKKEPLYELGKLCKELDYMIRSFQNLENLKNSLTEPFKTLEANVNDIVSDLEKDELRKQVQHNLRVFRNNITRVKILILLQLQAASINSDGNRALQTTFATGEAGDLPYLYRQPIFENSYYFKEIEEKYESLDDRQKLCLLCFSIFPENAEIKKRFLRFWWVGENLIPQNGNDEMGDLNDTLTTFVKKRLIEPVLKKNRLQPRSYKVTPIVRSCLIHFAKKARFFDYDPDGKPIMDFSSCNKACMVKSERATASWFADYLKGNDKDGNSEKPKEQQQHQEQGKLSADLVKLQMLFNFLNKEKLISASQQIDKLQTLFNLSKQFPDLPTEWFSKMTGIKVLYLGRWEATAGQARHIEVEDIEFLKGFKNMKNLRLLSLQGISGIPKLPTTLCKLENLRILDLRACHDLEKLPERIGSLKKLTYLDLSECYLLDYIPQQLNKLSELQVLKGFVILDAKNSCTLDDLSELSSLRKLSVNVNTTKFNIDEAGDALAKFQKLEKLRIAWGWGGMPGKEDSTLDSSSEQQQSKTKKKQASSISSAAAKASTDKVNKGEEKGNRERSAVAAAGEANSKTAKLGGGLRGTANIALMAKKWRRLSMKGREPQNLEGLERLVKLDLQCFPRSEPPTWLVPRKMKKLTNLSIRGGRLGYLNHKDGQKWNVDTLRLKFLVNFKMNWKEMQQRFPNLKYLENLRCPRITFCPCDANGVWQKFVQSK; encoded by the coding sequence ATGTCTTCCACAGATGACAAGCCACCTCCCTTATCCATTCAGGACATAAACAATATCATAACGAACCTGAAGAACCTCCTCACTAGCGATTGTGCAGAGGCCGAAATCACTGTCGCCACCAACACTGCGGCTAATAGCCCGACTGGAAATGAGCAAGATGGCTCTAACCGTACTGGAAATGAGCAAGATGGCTCTAACCGTACTGGAAATGAGCAAGATGGGACCAACAAACAGGATGGAGATGCTAACCAGGCCCAGGAGACCAACGACAAAAAGAAGGAACCGCTGTACGAGCTGGGAAAACTATGCAAAGAACTCGATTATATGATCAGGTCATTCCAGAACCTGGAGAACTTAAAAAATAGTCTAACAGAACCATTCAAAACTCTTGAGGCCAATGTCAACGACATCGTGAGTGATCTCGAAAAAGACGAGTTACGAAAACAGGTTCAGCACAATCTACGTGTGTTCAGAAACAACATCACCCGAGTCAAAATCCTGATCCTCTTGCAACTTCAGGCCGCCAGTATAAATTCCGATGGTAATCGTGCTTTGCAGACAACCTTTGCCACCGGCGAGGCCGGGGACTTGCCTTACCTCTATCGTCAACCTATATTTGAAAATAGCTATTATTTtaaagaaattgaggaaaaataTGAAAGCCTTGATGACAGGCAGAAACTGTGCTTGCTGTGTTtctcaattttccctgaaaatgcGGAGATAAAGAAGAGGTTTTTGAGATTTTGGTGGGTCGGAGAAAACTTAATCCCCCAAAATGGAAACGATGAGATGGGAGATTTAAACGACACTCTCACCACGTTCGTGAAGAAGAGGCTAATCGAGCCTGTTCTGAAAAAAAACAGATTACAACCCAGAAGCTATAAGGTGACCCCAATTGTTCGTTCGTGCTTGATCCATTTTGCCAAGAAAGCGAGGTTCTTCGATTATGACCCGGATGGAAAGCCCATCATGGATTTTTCATCTTGCAACAAGGCATGTATGGTGAAGTCAGAAAGAGCTACTGCTTCCTGGTTCGCTGATTATCTTAAAGGCAATGACAAGGATGGCAATTCAGAAAAGCCTAAAGAGCAGCAGCAACATCAGGAGCAAGGAAAGCTATCTGCAGATCTAGTAAAGCTGCAGATGTTGTTCAATTTTCTGAATAAGGAGAAATTGATAAGTGCTAGTCAGCAAATTGATAAATTGCAGACTTTGTTCAACTTGAGTAAGCAATTTCCAGATTTACCTACGGAGTGGTTTTCTAAGATGACGGGCATTAAAGTTCTTTATTTGGGTAGATGGGAAGCCACGGCTGGGCAAGCTCGCCATATTGAGGTGGAAGACATTGAGTTCTTAAAAGGGTTCAAAAACATGAAGAATTTAAGGCTTCTTAGCCTTCAAGGTATTTCCGGTATCCCAAAGCTTCCCACCACTCTGTGCAAGCTTGAAAATTTGAGGATATTAGATCTAAGAGCATGTCACGATCTGGAGAAGCTACCAGAGAGGATAGGGTCACTTAAGAAGTTGACTTACTTGGATTTATCAGAATGCTATCTGCTTGATTACATTCCCCAACAGCTGAATAAACTATCGGAACTTCAAGTCCTTAAAGGGTTTGTGATTCTGGATGCCAAAAACTCATGCACACTTGATGATTTGTCGGAGTTATCGAGTCTGAGAAAACTAAGCGTCAATGTGAACACTACCAAGTTCAATATCGATGAGGCAGGGGACGCTCTCGCTAAATTTCAGAAACTTGAGAAGTTGAGGATAGCGTGGGGATGGGGGGGAATGCCAGGAAAAGAGGATTCTACGCTAGACAGTAGTAGCGAACAACAGCAATCCAAGACCAAGAAGAAGCAGGCAAGTAGTATTAGTAGTGCAGCAGCAAAAGCCTCGACTGATAAAGTGAACAAGGGAGAGGAGAAAGGCAACCGGGAAAGGAGTGCAGTCGCAGCAGCAGGTGAAGCAAATTCAAAGACCGCGAAGCTGGGAGGTGGTTTAAGAGGGACAGCCAACATAGCTTTGATGGCTAAGAAATGGAGGAGGTTGTCAATGAAAGGGAGAGAACCACAAAATCTGGAAGGCCTTGAGAGACTGGTGAAACTGGACCTCCAGTGTTTCCCTCGCTCGGAACCACCTACTTGGCTGGTaccaagaaaaatgaagaaactcACGAATTTGTCGATTAGAGGTGGAAGACTGGGTTACCTAAATCATAAGGATGGCCAGAAGTGGAATGTGGACAccttacgtttgaagtttttggtgAACTTCAAGATGAACTGGAAAGAAATGCAGCAACGATTTCCCAATTTGAAATATTTGGAGAACCTTAGATGCCCAAGAATCACATTCTGCCCATGCGATGCCAATGGAGTATGGCAAAAGTTCGTCCAATCCAAATAA